The Candidatus Campbellbacteria bacterium genomic sequence AACGTATGCACACAAAAAATATTATCGTTGGAATTATTATTGTAGTAGCACTTATTGCACTCGTTCTGTGGGGTACAAAGGCCCAAGCTCCTGTTGTGCAGGAGGAGATGGCGTCAACAACACAGCAAGCGGGTACCACACGAACTATGACACCAGTACAAGGATTGACCGTTGAAGTTATACAGGAGGGAACAGGGCAAGAGGCAAAGGCGGGGGATATGGTTTCGGTACACTACACGGGTACACTTACCGATGGAACAAAATTTGATTCAAGCGTTGATCGGGGTACACCATTTGAATTTCAACTTGGTGTTGGGCAAGTAATTGCAGGTTGGGATGCTGGCGTTGCCGGAATGAAGGTTGGAGAAAAAAGAAAATTAACGATTGCTCCAGAATTGGGGTACGGAGCTCGGGGTGCAGGTGGCGTTATCCCTCCAAACGCAACACTTCTTTTTGACGTTGAGCTTCTTGGAATTAAATAACATTACGTAGAAAGTGAATTCGACAAAACCGCGCGGATACACTCCGTGCGGTTTTGATATGTACCGTCTTTGTCAGATACCATATACCACATACCATGTTCTGCATACCATTTTCCAGCTCTCTTGATTATTTCTGCCCTTTTTGGTACAGTACACCAGCTATGAAAGCAGATATACACCCAACATATTTTCCAAAGGCGGCTGTTAAGTGCGCTTGCGGAAACACATTCACTATTGGTTCAACAAAGGAAAAAATAGATGTTGAAGTGTGTTCGGCATGCCATCCTTTTTACGTAGGTGATGAGAGTAAGAAGATTCTCGCAGGACGTATGGAGAAATTCAAAACTCGTCAATCTACAACTGCTGCAAAACGTGAGGAGGCAAAGAAGCATGCAAGTGCAAAAAAGGCACAAACAACAGCTTCTGACGTTGCAACAGAAAACTAACCTTGCAGATATTTTCACGACAGTTGTGTCCTTTTAGGGTACAGCTGTTTTGATATACTGAATGATACCGGTGAAGCATAAAACTCAAAGCACAAAATCCAAAAAATAGTAAGTCTAAATTTTTTTTGAACTTTGATATTTGAACTTGGTTATACATATGGATCTCGACAAACTAAAACAAAATCATAAAACCGCCTTTTTGGCATATGAGTTAGAGCGTCTCGCAAAAGAACGAAAAGATGTACTCATGACCATTGAGGTTGACCCATCCTTGGCAGATTTGGCGAAGGATGATTTGGCGCAGATTGACGCATCAGAACAAGGTATTCTTGAACAAATTGCAGGAATGGAAAAAGAAGAAAAGGGAACTGAAGAATCGCCAAATGAAATTATTCTCGAAGTGCGTGCTGGTGCAGGTGGTGAAGAAGCAGCTCTTTTTGCTGAACTGCTTGCGCTCATGTATCAACACTATGCAGAGCGAAAAGGGTGGCACGTTTCTATACTA encodes the following:
- a CDS encoding FKBP-type peptidyl-prolyl cis-trans isomerase, encoding MHTKNIIVGIIIVVALIALVLWGTKAQAPVVQEEMASTTQQAGTTRTMTPVQGLTVEVIQEGTGQEAKAGDMVSVHYTGTLTDGTKFDSSVDRGTPFEFQLGVGQVIAGWDAGVAGMKVGEKRKLTIAPELGYGARGAGGVIPPNATLLFDVELLGIK
- the rpmE gene encoding 50S ribosomal protein L31 — protein: MKADIHPTYFPKAAVKCACGNTFTIGSTKEKIDVEVCSACHPFYVGDESKKILAGRMEKFKTRQSTTAAKREEAKKHASAKKAQTTASDVATEN